The following are encoded together in the Parabacteroides chongii genome:
- the ftsY gene encoding signal recognition particle-docking protein FtsY yields the protein MGIFSFFSKEKKETLDKGLSKTKENVFSKITRAIAGKSKVDDEVLDNLEEVLITSDVGVDTTLKIIERIEKRVARDKYVTTQELTTLLRDEIATLLTENNTEDAESFTVPEDKKPYVIMVVGVNGVGKTTTIGKLAYQFKKAGKNVYLGAADTFRAAAVEQLVIWSERVGVPIVKQKMGSDPASVAFDTLSSAKANGADVVIIDTAGRLHNKINLMNELTKIKNVMKKVIPDAPHEVLLVLDGSTGQNAFEQAKQFTAATEVNALAVTKLDGTAKGGVVIGISDHFRIPVKYIGLGEGMEDLQVFNKKEFVNSLFGE from the coding sequence ATGGGTATTTTTAGCTTTTTCAGTAAAGAAAAAAAGGAAACTTTAGACAAAGGGTTATCTAAGACCAAAGAAAATGTTTTTTCTAAAATCACCAGGGCTATTGCCGGTAAGAGCAAAGTCGATGATGAAGTGTTGGATAATTTGGAAGAGGTACTTATCACTTCTGATGTCGGTGTAGATACAACGTTGAAGATCATCGAGCGTATCGAGAAACGTGTGGCCCGGGATAAGTATGTGACTACCCAGGAACTGACAACGTTATTGCGGGATGAAATCGCAACTCTGCTGACCGAGAATAATACGGAAGATGCCGAAAGCTTTACTGTGCCGGAAGATAAAAAGCCCTATGTAATCATGGTTGTCGGAGTAAACGGAGTAGGTAAGACCACGACAATCGGAAAACTCGCTTATCAGTTCAAGAAAGCAGGAAAGAACGTTTATTTGGGAGCTGCCGATACATTTCGTGCAGCAGCAGTGGAACAGCTGGTTATATGGAGTGAACGTGTGGGTGTTCCTATCGTAAAACAAAAAATGGGTTCTGACCCTGCATCAGTGGCATTCGATACACTTAGCTCAGCTAAAGCGAATGGTGCCGATGTTGTTATTATAGATACGGCAGGCCGTTTGCATAATAAGATAAATCTGATGAATGAGCTGACTAAGATCAAAAATGTGATGAAGAAGGTCATTCCTGATGCTCCGCATGAAGTTCTGTTGGTGCTGGATGGTTCTACAGGGCAGAATGCTTTTGAACAAGCCAAACAATTTACTGCTGCTACGGAAGTAAATGCACTGGCAGTCACAAAATTGGACGGAACAGCTAAAGGAGGTGTGGTAATAGGCATTTCCGATCACTTCCGTATCCCGGTGAAATATATTGGTTTGGGTGAAGGTATGGAAGATCTGCAGGTCTTTAATAAAAAGGAATTTGTCAATTCATTATTTGGAGAATAA
- a CDS encoding helix-turn-helix domain-containing protein codes for MNTRLAANLSVIFTACMLVLSFSFGFHNYSETQKAIVSDLNQALQQTIMQNSEQWMNQDTLKTYSRLSAVFGNPVSIESYNKDFAEALKFEQLKEKSGIIVHVKNKKATDKSIAYVTPEKDQTQNYLASDTVIWLSANLNLPEASQEELGISFQGYINYSTKDILALTDKRTPLVLLIAAILSGALSIFLFRRRSTSLPQEEKTLVFGNLTFSCRHACFYKEDREKLKLTPQQYKVMEMFFLSSSHILPRADICDTLWPGKDNADETLNTLIRRLRPLVEDNSNLKITTDRGRAYQLEIKESLAV; via the coding sequence ATGAACACACGGTTAGCAGCAAATCTATCGGTTATTTTTACAGCCTGCATGCTTGTACTATCATTCAGTTTCGGCTTTCACAATTATTCGGAAACACAGAAAGCAATCGTTTCGGATCTGAACCAGGCATTGCAGCAGACCATTATGCAAAACTCCGAACAATGGATGAACCAGGATACACTCAAGACTTATTCGCGCTTGTCTGCCGTTTTCGGAAATCCGGTTTCTATCGAGAGTTATAATAAAGATTTTGCCGAAGCATTGAAGTTTGAACAGCTGAAAGAGAAAAGCGGTATTATCGTTCACGTAAAAAATAAGAAAGCGACGGATAAATCTATTGCATACGTAACACCTGAAAAAGATCAGACACAGAATTACCTGGCAAGCGATACCGTTATCTGGCTGAGCGCTAATTTAAATCTCCCCGAAGCATCACAAGAAGAATTGGGTATCTCTTTTCAAGGATATATCAATTATTCGACTAAGGATATTCTGGCACTTACAGACAAACGGACTCCTTTAGTACTGCTGATAGCAGCTATCCTGTCCGGTGCCCTTTCTATCTTTTTATTCCGTCGCAGAAGCACAAGTCTGCCACAAGAAGAGAAAACACTGGTTTTCGGTAATCTTACATTCTCTTGTCGCCATGCCTGCTTCTATAAAGAAGACCGGGAGAAATTGAAACTTACCCCGCAACAATATAAGGTTATGGAAATGTTTTTCCTTTCCTCCTCTCATATCCTGCCCAGAGCAGATATCTGTGATACGCTATGGCCGGGTAAAGACAATGCCGACGAAACACTGAACACTTTGATCCGCCGCCTGCGTCCGTTGGTGGAGGATAACAGCAATCTGAAAATAACGACCGACAGAGGAAGAGCTTATCAGTTGGAAATAAAAGAAAGCCTTGCGGTATAA
- a CDS encoding TlpA family protein disulfide reductase, whose product MKRLLFPLIPFLCLSCNSSDKEYKDYSKKVIITGKVLNSDFYPQEKDLTLIVPFFRDQETKYIVPIAEDGSFSFRFSPYAQLRNVQIHKYADHLLVSPGDSLHVEINFKDLLNPKVFGNEEKRNQLINMFAQSGRYYIEVYSIRRDQEPEAFNKELQQEYQQRLKRRQEFIETFQPDNVIQEYTDKLLKIDYYRCLIDYLNEQLWRKKDISGYNEQELLAKTDSLFEGEIIPSNIFKLAEVVNSFIFSKTFYKENKRATFDDFINYPTGKNTKQYIFAASVSQSLEANDTLLFSQRRGQLDSIVHIPVLKQTLHAAFQNKKDFLKNPRTVSDYMLYGNYSDKQVLETHMDYMKPIYDILDKHKGKVIYIDFWTTFCPPCLAEMEPLKKLRKEYSLEDVAMISICASGSKEDKKTYEDIIKRQELKQSGIECLHYTDMTDNNSFLKIQNRLALKGYPHYLLINREGVIVDYGTVVRPSNPHTKQKINNLL is encoded by the coding sequence ATGAAACGACTGTTATTTCCTCTGATTCCTTTTTTATGCCTGTCTTGTAATTCATCCGACAAAGAATATAAGGATTACTCGAAGAAAGTTATTATTACCGGAAAAGTCTTGAACAGTGATTTTTACCCGCAGGAAAAAGACTTAACACTCATCGTTCCGTTTTTCCGTGACCAGGAGACAAAGTATATTGTCCCTATTGCTGAAGACGGAAGTTTTTCGTTTCGTTTTTCTCCATATGCACAACTGCGCAATGTGCAAATCCATAAATATGCCGATCACCTACTCGTCAGTCCGGGCGACAGCCTGCATGTGGAAATAAATTTTAAAGACTTATTAAATCCAAAAGTATTCGGAAATGAAGAGAAAAGGAATCAACTGATAAATATGTTTGCACAAAGCGGACGTTATTACATAGAAGTCTATTCTATCCGACGGGATCAAGAGCCGGAAGCATTCAATAAAGAACTTCAGCAAGAATATCAGCAACGTTTAAAACGCAGACAGGAATTTATCGAAACCTTCCAGCCAGACAATGTAATCCAGGAATATACCGACAAATTATTAAAGATTGATTATTATAGATGTTTGATCGACTACCTAAACGAACAACTTTGGAGAAAAAAAGATATATCCGGATACAACGAACAGGAGCTATTAGCTAAAACGGACTCCCTTTTCGAAGGCGAAATTATTCCATCCAACATATTCAAATTGGCAGAAGTCGTCAACTCTTTTATCTTCAGCAAGACCTTCTACAAAGAAAATAAGAGAGCTACGTTCGATGACTTTATAAACTATCCAACTGGAAAGAATACCAAACAGTATATTTTTGCAGCATCCGTCTCCCAATCATTGGAGGCTAACGACACTTTACTCTTCTCCCAACGACGGGGCCAACTGGACTCAATCGTACATATCCCGGTTTTAAAGCAGACACTTCATGCGGCTTTCCAAAATAAAAAAGACTTTCTAAAAAATCCGCGTACCGTATCCGACTACATGCTTTACGGCAATTATTCCGACAAACAGGTTTTAGAAACTCATATGGATTACATGAAACCGATCTATGATATATTAGACAAACATAAAGGGAAAGTTATCTATATAGACTTTTGGACAACCTTTTGCCCACCTTGTTTAGCAGAAATGGAGCCATTAAAAAAACTTCGTAAAGAATATTCTCTGGAAGATGTTGCCATGATAAGCATCTGTGCCAGTGGTTCTAAAGAAGACAAAAAAACATATGAAGATATTATCAAACGACAAGAACTCAAACAGTCCGGAATAGAATGCTTGCATTATACCGACATGACTGATAATAACTCGTTTTTGAAAATACAAAATCGACTGGCACTAAAAGGGTATCCTCACTACCTGTTGATCAACCGCGAAGGAGTTATTGTGGATTACGGAACAGTGGTACGCCCCAGCAACCCACATACCAAACAAAAAATAAACAACCTGTTATAA
- a CDS encoding M56 family metallopeptidase: protein MTPLFIYFIKANLALALLYISYRLLFRNDTFFGLRRITLLGMLLVAFLYQLPDISNWLSTRPTISEMVSYYSTILPKDIIVEATTHINKTAEEVNTDWGKAVMNCFIIVYLAGVLVLTIRCFAEMINLFVTYRRSKKGLINGIKVCLIPETEEPYSFFKWIFIPTKPQNKLVLGEILQHETAHTRQMHSFDVLLGELVSIICWINPFAWYFKKEININLEYLADQEVMYAGYNKKEYQYHLIGMEHSNMAIANLYNNFSVLPLKKRISMLNKKRTKNVGKVKYLALIPVAAAMLLFNNIDVMARIVNNRTTEASKAPVTVTTPEFVPEKTEEVSLPQDDKVYTVCEVMPEFPGGQGKLLQFLATSIKYPAEAFEKKEEGRVTLTFIVEKDGSISDIKVARSVSPSLDAEAVRVAKSMPKWTPGKNKDGEIIRIAYTVPVIFRLQ from the coding sequence ATGACGCCGCTATTTATCTATTTTATCAAGGCAAACCTGGCGTTGGCTTTACTTTATATAAGCTACCGTCTGTTGTTCCGTAATGATACATTTTTCGGACTGAGACGAATAACGTTATTAGGTATGTTACTGGTTGCTTTTCTATATCAATTGCCAGATATCAGCAATTGGTTGTCGACACGCCCGACTATATCGGAAATGGTATCCTATTATTCAACGATTTTACCTAAAGATATTATCGTCGAAGCAACAACCCACATAAACAAGACAGCCGAGGAAGTAAATACAGATTGGGGAAAAGCCGTAATGAACTGTTTTATCATAGTTTACTTAGCCGGAGTCTTGGTCTTAACCATCCGGTGTTTTGCTGAAATGATAAACTTGTTCGTCACTTATCGTCGGAGTAAAAAGGGCTTGATAAACGGAATTAAAGTATGTCTGATTCCGGAAACAGAAGAACCTTACTCTTTCTTCAAATGGATCTTTATTCCAACCAAACCTCAAAACAAACTTGTACTGGGAGAAATACTTCAGCATGAAACGGCACATACCCGGCAAATGCATTCTTTCGATGTTTTACTTGGGGAACTTGTTTCAATTATTTGTTGGATAAATCCGTTTGCCTGGTACTTTAAGAAGGAGATCAATATAAATCTGGAATATCTGGCAGATCAAGAGGTTATGTATGCCGGATATAATAAAAAAGAATATCAGTATCACCTTATAGGAATGGAGCATTCAAATATGGCTATAGCAAATCTATATAATAATTTTAGTGTCTTACCATTAAAAAAGAGAATTTCTATGTTAAACAAAAAAAGAACGAAGAATGTCGGAAAAGTAAAGTATCTGGCATTAATTCCGGTGGCCGCTGCCATGTTGCTATTCAACAACATCGATGTAATGGCCCGGATTGTAAATAACCGGACAACGGAAGCCTCTAAAGCACCTGTTACTGTCACGACTCCCGAGTTTGTCCCGGAAAAAACAGAGGAGGTATCGCTACCTCAGGATGATAAAGTGTACACTGTTTGTGAAGTAATGCCTGAATTTCCTGGTGGACAGGGAAAACTATTGCAGTTTTTAGCCACAAGTATAAAATATCCGGCTGAAGCTTTTGAAAAGAAAGAAGAAGGAAGAGTGACCCTGACGTTTATCGTAGAAAAAGACGGTAGTATATCAGATATCAAAGTAGCACGCAGCGTCTCTCCATCTTTAGATGCAGAAGCTGTGCGGGTTGCAAAGTCAATGCCCAAATGGACTCCGGGTAAAAATAAGGATGGCGAAATTATAAGAATTGCTTATACAGTTCCTGTTATTTTCAGATTACAATAG
- a CDS encoding ATP-dependent helicase, whose amino-acid sequence MEEYLDQLNESQREAVIYNEGPSLVIAGAGSGKTRVLTYKIAYLIHLELPPQSILALTFTNKAAREMKERIAKITGDQTARRLWMGTFHSIFSRILRYEAEHIGYPSNFTIYDAADSKSLLKAIIKEMQLDDKVYRIGMIQSRISNAKNALVTWKAYEQSKELIQHDIDSKVPLLREIYKRYQNRCQQAGAMDFDDLLLQTNILFRDHPQVLDKYRSFFQFVLVDEYQDTNFAQHLIVQKLCEQHRRICVVGDDAQSIYSFRGANIDNILQFKNQYPGCRIFKLERNYRSTQNIVNAANSLIHKNKEQIFKNVYSEKEQGSKVRVSSSYSDYEEGYAVAAMINEMRMRKDYDYSEFAILYRTNAQSRILEEALRKRGIPYKIYGGLSFYQRKEVKDVISYLRLIINPHDEEAFKRVINYPSRGIGDTTVNKIISAATENNVSLWTVLNAPIDYALPINSGTAKKLSDFREMIERFIQENERLSAEEMAAMVVKESGIVSSLFQDRSVEGISKQENLQELLKGIAEFCELRREEGVEQVSLADFLSEVSLLTDQDNDKDEQANKVTMMTVHAAKGLEFRNVFVVGLEEELFPSSMSKDNPRAVEEERRLFYVAITRAEENCVLTYAKSRFRNGQSAMCSPSRFLKDIDVQFLELPADTSADTFAAARERFERPAFSSPFQQPRAVEKEESSFISPVAQAQQRQRLTRVETATSKPVTSSAPVSDLSGLRVGAKVRHDRFGEGEVIAIEGDGGNAKATVAFIHFGQKQLLLKFARLTIVE is encoded by the coding sequence GTGGAAGAATATCTGGATCAACTAAATGAGAGTCAGCGCGAAGCTGTTATATATAACGAGGGGCCGTCGCTGGTGATTGCCGGCGCCGGTTCCGGTAAGACAAGAGTACTTACTTATAAGATTGCTTATTTGATACATTTGGAGTTACCTCCTCAAAGCATTCTGGCACTTACTTTTACCAACAAAGCAGCACGTGAAATGAAAGAACGTATTGCTAAGATAACCGGTGACCAGACGGCACGCCGGTTGTGGATGGGAACGTTCCACTCGATCTTTTCACGCATTCTTCGTTATGAAGCAGAACATATCGGTTATCCTTCCAATTTCACGATTTACGATGCTGCCGATTCGAAAAGTTTATTGAAGGCTATTATCAAAGAGATGCAGCTGGACGACAAAGTGTATCGTATCGGAATGATACAAAGCCGCATTTCGAATGCTAAGAATGCGCTGGTTACCTGGAAGGCTTACGAGCAGTCCAAGGAGTTGATACAACACGATATAGATTCGAAAGTCCCTTTGTTGCGTGAAATATATAAACGTTATCAGAATCGTTGCCAGCAGGCAGGAGCGATGGATTTCGACGATTTGTTGCTTCAAACGAATATCCTGTTCCGCGATCATCCGCAGGTATTGGATAAATACCGTAGCTTTTTTCAGTTTGTATTGGTCGACGAGTATCAGGATACCAACTTTGCCCAGCATTTGATCGTCCAGAAGCTTTGTGAGCAACACCGCCGTATTTGTGTGGTGGGAGATGATGCTCAGAGTATCTATTCTTTCCGCGGAGCCAATATCGATAATATCCTGCAATTCAAAAATCAATATCCGGGTTGCCGTATCTTTAAACTGGAACGTAATTATCGTTCTACACAGAATATTGTGAATGCAGCAAACAGCTTGATCCATAAAAATAAAGAACAGATATTCAAGAACGTATATTCAGAAAAGGAGCAAGGCAGTAAAGTCCGTGTCTCTTCTTCCTATTCCGATTATGAAGAAGGATACGCTGTGGCCGCTATGATCAATGAAATGCGGATGCGCAAGGATTATGATTATTCCGAATTTGCCATCCTGTACCGGACAAATGCCCAGTCTCGTATTTTGGAAGAGGCGCTTCGCAAAAGAGGAATACCTTATAAGATATACGGCGGTTTGTCTTTCTATCAGCGTAAAGAGGTGAAAGATGTGATTTCATATTTACGTCTGATTATCAATCCTCATGATGAGGAAGCATTCAAACGTGTTATTAATTATCCATCGAGAGGGATCGGGGACACGACGGTTAATAAAATAATTAGTGCTGCGACCGAAAATAACGTAAGTCTTTGGACGGTTTTGAATGCTCCAATAGACTATGCGTTGCCGATCAATAGCGGTACAGCGAAGAAATTATCTGATTTCCGTGAAATGATCGAACGTTTTATACAAGAGAATGAACGTCTTTCCGCAGAAGAAATGGCGGCAATGGTTGTGAAGGAAAGCGGAATAGTCAGTTCACTTTTTCAGGATCGTTCGGTAGAAGGAATCAGTAAGCAGGAGAATCTGCAGGAATTATTGAAAGGTATCGCTGAGTTCTGTGAACTGAGACGTGAGGAAGGTGTCGAACAGGTTTCTTTGGCGGACTTCCTTTCCGAAGTATCTTTGTTGACCGATCAGGATAATGACAAAGACGAACAGGCGAATAAAGTAACTATGATGACGGTTCATGCAGCCAAAGGTTTGGAATTCAGAAATGTGTTTGTTGTCGGTTTGGAAGAAGAGTTGTTCCCGTCCTCTATGTCGAAAGATAATCCGCGTGCGGTGGAGGAAGAACGCCGTTTATTTTATGTGGCAATCACTCGTGCCGAGGAAAACTGTGTGCTGACTTATGCGAAAAGCCGCTTTCGGAACGGACAGAGTGCCATGTGTTCTCCCAGTCGTTTCCTGAAAGATATCGATGTGCAATTTTTGGAACTTCCGGCTGATACGTCGGCAGATACGTTTGCTGCTGCTCGCGAACGGTTCGAGCGTCCGGCTTTTTCTTCTCCGTTCCAGCAGCCGCGGGCTGTGGAGAAAGAAGAATCTTCTTTCATTTCTCCGGTGGCGCAGGCACAGCAACGTCAGCGTCTGACAAGAGTAGAAACAGCAACTTCCAAGCCTGTGACGTCTTCTGCCCCCGTATCCGATCTTTCCGGCTTACGTGTCGGAGCCAAAGTACGTCATGATCGTTTCGGTGAAGGAGAGGTTATTGCTATTGAGGGAGATGGTGGCAATGCTAAAGCAACGGTGGCATTCATCCATTTTGGACAAAAGCAATTGCTACTAAAGTTTGCCCGGTTGACAATTGTTGAATAA
- the rimO gene encoding 30S ribosomal protein S12 methylthiotransferase RimO encodes MKKNKVDIITLGCSKNLVDSEQLMRQFVVNGYTVEHDPHKINGEIVVVNTCGFIGDAQEESINMILELGEAKKKGKIGQLYVMGCLTERFLEEMKQELPEVDRFYGKFNWKQLLSDIGKSYHRELASDRVLTTPKHYAFLKIAEGCNRTCSYCAIPISTGHYQSLPMEQIEEEVRLLVAQGVKEFQVIAQDLTYYGLDLYKRYALPELVERISDIPGVEWIRLHYGYPSHFPYDLLRVMRERDNVCKYLDIALQHISDPMLKMMRRNITKEETYALLERIRKEVPGIHLRTTLMVGHPGETEQDFEELVEFVKKARFERMGAFAYSHEEGTYSFKNYTDDVPSEVKQERLDYLMRIQERISAEINEEKVGRTFKIILDREDEDYYVGRTEFDSPEVDPEILVFKEQSLNPGDFYNVNIEESQAFDLYGKVLL; translated from the coding sequence TTGAAAAAGAATAAAGTAGATATAATAACGCTTGGTTGTTCGAAGAATCTGGTCGATTCGGAACAGCTGATGCGTCAGTTTGTAGTGAATGGTTATACGGTCGAACATGATCCTCATAAAATAAACGGAGAGATCGTGGTTGTAAATACCTGCGGTTTTATTGGCGATGCCCAGGAAGAGTCGATCAATATGATTTTGGAATTGGGTGAAGCCAAGAAAAAAGGAAAGATCGGCCAACTATATGTCATGGGATGCCTTACGGAACGATTCCTGGAGGAAATGAAGCAGGAGCTGCCTGAAGTGGATCGTTTTTACGGCAAATTTAACTGGAAACAGCTTCTGTCCGATATTGGCAAATCCTACCATCGTGAACTGGCTTCCGACCGTGTGTTGACAACTCCGAAGCATTATGCCTTTCTGAAGATTGCGGAAGGATGTAACCGTACTTGTTCATATTGCGCGATCCCTATCAGTACCGGACATTATCAATCTCTTCCGATGGAACAGATCGAAGAGGAAGTTCGTTTGCTTGTAGCCCAGGGTGTAAAAGAGTTTCAGGTGATAGCACAGGATCTGACCTATTATGGACTGGACTTATATAAAAGGTATGCGCTGCCGGAGTTGGTCGAGCGTATTTCCGATATTCCTGGTGTAGAATGGATCCGTCTGCATTACGGTTATCCTTCCCATTTTCCTTATGACCTGTTGCGGGTGATGCGTGAGCGTGATAATGTCTGCAAATATCTGGATATAGCCTTGCAGCATATCAGCGATCCTATGTTGAAAATGATGCGTCGTAATATAACGAAAGAAGAAACATATGCCTTGCTGGAACGTATCCGTAAAGAGGTGCCGGGCATTCATCTTCGTACAACCTTGATGGTCGGTCATCCGGGAGAAACGGAACAGGACTTTGAAGAGCTGGTCGAATTTGTGAAGAAAGCACGTTTTGAACGTATGGGAGCTTTCGCTTACAGCCACGAAGAAGGCACTTATTCTTTCAAAAATTATACGGATGATGTTCCGTCTGAAGTGAAACAGGAACGTCTGGATTATTTGATGCGGATACAAGAACGTATCTCAGCCGAGATAAATGAAGAAAAAGTAGGCCGGACTTTTAAAATAATACTTGATCGGGAGGATGAAGATTATTATGTCGGACGTACCGAATTCGACTCACCCGAGGTTGACCCGGAAATCCTTGTTTTTAAAGAACAATCGCTGAATCCGGGAGATTTTTATAACGTAAATATCGAAGAATCACAGGCTTTTGACCTTTACGGAAAAGTGTTGCTTTGA
- a CDS encoding HU family DNA-binding protein produces the protein MKNKELITELSAKLGWTSQEVTEMLSAFGAVVGSKLMDNDAVYLQGFGLFEIKKKAERISVNPATGKRYLVPPKLVPVFKPGATIKSKLKELSDNE, from the coding sequence ATGAAAAACAAAGAACTGATAACAGAGTTGTCTGCAAAATTAGGATGGACTTCACAGGAGGTGACAGAAATGTTGTCTGCTTTTGGAGCTGTGGTCGGTTCGAAGTTGATGGATAATGATGCTGTCTATTTACAGGGATTTGGTCTGTTTGAAATCAAAAAGAAGGCAGAGCGTATATCTGTAAATCCGGCAACAGGAAAGCGTTATCTGGTGCCTCCGAAGCTAGTGCCTGTTTTCAAGCCCGGGGCAACCATTAAATCTAAACTAAAAGAATTGAGCGACAATGAATAG
- a CDS encoding BlaI/MecI/CopY family transcriptional regulator → MKRLTAQEEEIMLYIWKLGPCFIRDILNEIPEPRPPYTSVASVIRNLERKKYVSPKKYGTITEFSPLVKETEYKRTFMSNVVRDYFTGSYKEMVSFFVKDRKLSKSDLQDLMDLIENEEY, encoded by the coding sequence ATGAAACGATTGACAGCACAAGAAGAAGAGATTATGTTGTATATATGGAAGTTAGGGCCTTGTTTCATTCGGGACATACTGAATGAAATACCGGAACCTCGTCCTCCTTATACCAGTGTCGCCTCCGTTATACGCAATTTGGAGCGCAAAAAATATGTTTCTCCGAAAAAGTACGGAACGATTACCGAATTTTCCCCGTTGGTCAAGGAAACGGAATACAAGCGGACCTTTATGTCGAATGTGGTCAGAGATTATTTCACCGGTTCGTATAAGGAAATGGTATCTTTCTTTGTGAAAGACCGGAAGCTGTCCAAAAGCGACTTGCAGGATCTGATGGATTTGATTGAAAACGAAGAATATTAA
- the nspC gene encoding carboxynorspermidine decarboxylase yields the protein MIDFNVIPSPCYVMEEKLLRNNLSLIKSVKERAGVNIILAFKAFALWKSFPIVREYIPYSTASSKFEAQLAFEEMGSPAHTYSPAYTEADFPAILKYSSHITFNSLSQFERFYPMVKADGNRVSCGLRINPEYSDVETELYNPCAPGSRMGVISDLLGDKLPEGVEGLHFHTLCESSSYDLEKTLGEVEKRFARFLPHIKWLNMGGGHLMTRKGYDTEHLIALLQSFKAKYPNLEIIMEPGSAFAWQTGFLLTTVVDIVENHGIKTAIIDASFTCHMPDCLEMPYKPAIRNATDAVEGKPTYRIGGNSCLSGDYMGDWSFEEPLKIGDKIIFEDMIHYTIVKTSMFNGIPHPSLALWSKDDELIIYRTFGYEDYKGRNS from the coding sequence ATGATCGATTTCAATGTAATACCATCTCCTTGTTATGTGATGGAAGAGAAACTGCTCCGTAATAATCTGTCACTTATTAAGAGTGTGAAGGAGCGGGCAGGAGTGAATATAATTCTTGCATTCAAAGCATTCGCTTTATGGAAATCTTTTCCGATCGTTCGTGAATATATACCGTATTCAACAGCCAGTTCGAAGTTTGAAGCACAGTTGGCTTTTGAAGAAATGGGAAGTCCGGCTCATACATATTCACCGGCTTATACAGAAGCTGATTTTCCTGCCATATTGAAATATAGCAGTCATATAACTTTCAACTCGTTGTCTCAGTTCGAACGTTTTTATCCGATGGTAAAAGCGGATGGGAATCGTGTCTCATGCGGCTTGCGTATCAATCCGGAATATTCGGATGTGGAAACAGAGTTGTATAATCCTTGTGCACCGGGTTCGAGAATGGGCGTTATTTCCGATCTTTTAGGAGATAAGTTGCCGGAAGGAGTGGAAGGGTTGCATTTCCATACACTTTGTGAATCTTCTTCATATGATCTGGAAAAAACATTAGGGGAAGTGGAAAAACGTTTCGCTCGTTTTTTACCACATATCAAATGGTTGAATATGGGAGGCGGACATTTGATGACACGTAAAGGATACGATACGGAACATCTGATAGCTTTACTTCAGTCTTTCAAGGCTAAGTATCCTAATTTAGAGATTATTATGGAGCCAGGAAGTGCTTTTGCCTGGCAAACGGGATTCCTGTTGACTACTGTGGTGGATATCGTAGAGAATCATGGTATAAAAACTGCTATTATCGATGCTTCATTTACCTGCCATATGCCGGACTGTCTGGAAATGCCGTATAAACCGGCTATCCGTAATGCCACTGACGCGGTCGAAGGGAAACCGACTTATCGTATCGGCGGAAACAGTTGTCTGAGTGGTGATTATATGGGCGACTGGTCGTTTGAGGAACCGTTGAAAATAGGTGATAAGATCATTTTTGAAGATATGATCCATTATACGATCGTAAAGACATCCATGTTCAATGGTATCCCGCATCCGTCATTGGCTCTTTGGAGCAAAGACGACGAATTAATAATATACAGGACATTTGGTTATGAGGATTATAAAGGGAGAAACAGTTGA